In Bermanella sp. WJH001, the genomic stretch TTGATTGCCAGCATATTATCAACGCTCACGGTAAATGGGTGACCCCAGGGTTTTTAGATACCCACACGCACTATGACAGTGAGCTTATTGTGAGCCCTAGTTTGTCTGAGTCAGTTCGTCATGGTGTGACGACAGTTTTGGTGGGCAGCTGCTCGTTAAGCATGATTTGCAGCGAAACCGAGGATGCATCCGATATTTTTACCCGTGTTGAGACGGTGCCCCGTGAAAAAGTGTTACCGATTTTGCAAAAAAATAAAACATGGAATACACCAAAACAGTGGGTTGAGTTTATAAAAACCTTACCCCTTGGCCCCAATGTAATTAGTTTTTTAGGACACAGTGATTTACGCACCGGTGTCATGGGGCTAAGTCGAGCGACCGACCGAAATATCAAGCCCACCGAAACTGAAATGCAAAAAATGGAAAGCCTGTTAAAAGAAGCATTGGATGAAGGTTTCCTGGGGCTGTCTACCATGTGCCTCAAGTGGGACAAGATCGACGGTGACCGTGAATGGTCAAAAAGTTTACCCAGTACTTACGCCCACTGGAAAGAAGTGTCCCGCTTAAATGATTTATTACGACAATACGATCGTGTGCATCAAGGGGCGCCTAATGCCGCTCAGGTGTTGCAGATTAATCAGTACATGCGCGAGTGTATGGGGATATTTAAAAAGAAATTAAAAACCACCTTAATTAGCCGCATGGATTTAAAAGGCAGTGTGTATTTAAGCAAAATTACCAATATTGCCGCTCAGATCACTAACTTTTTTAATGGTGATTTTCGTTGGCAGGTTTTACCAACCCCTTTTACGGTTTACGCCGATGGCATTGATGTGGTGTTTTTTGAAGAATTTGGTGCTGGTGAAATGGCGCTTGATTTAAAAACCGAGGTTGAGAGAAACAGTTTATTAAAAGATGAAACCTATCGTCGAGACTTTCGTAAATTTTATGGTGAAAAATTAAGCCCAAGGGTTTGGCAACGTGATTTTGGTGATGCCATTATTTTAGATTGCCCAGATGAAAGCATTGTGGGGAAAAACTTCGACGAAGTAGCAAAGGCACGTAATGTTCATGTGGTTGATTTATTTTTAGATTTGGTTGTTGAATACGGAAAGAAATTACGCTGGTACACAACGGTGGCTAATCATCGTAAAAGTGTGCTTAAAAACATGGTGAAAGATAAAAAATCATTGATCACATTTAGCGATGCCGGTGCCCACATTCGTAATATGGCATTTTATAATTTACCCCTGCGTATGTTGAAGTTAGTGAAAGAAAGTATTGACGAAAATCAGCCTGTGATGAGCATGGAAGAAGCTGTTTGGCGCATGACCGGTGACCAAGCCGACTGGTTTAATGTGGATGCTGGAAAAATCCGAGTGGGGGATCGAGCCGATGTAGTGGTGATTGACCCAGCAGGGTTTCATCAAAACTTAGAAGAGGTGAGCTGGGGTGAGATGGAGAATTTTGGTTTGCAACGTTTAGTGAATCGAAACCCTGGTATTGTTGAACATGTTTTTATTAATGGCAAACACGCTGTGCGTGATGGTGAACTGCAGCCTGAACTGGGGCAGCAAATGGGTTTTGGTTGCTTTATTGCTGCAAAGTAGTACTGAAAATTAACGAATAAATGCTGGCTTAATATGCTGATGATATTGTCTTGTGAAGACACCTTATGTGTTCATGTTGTCTGTTAAGCTGGCAATACAAAAATAAGATGTAAATAAATATGAAAGCAAAAAAAACAGTGGTCATTACCGGTGGCTCAAGCGGCATTGGTTTGGATTTAGCAAAAGCGTATGTGCAGCAAGGTTGTGATGTGGCGTTGTTGGCTCGTAATCAAGCTCGTTTAGATGAAGCGGTTTCACTTTGTAAGGGGTTAATGAAAACCGCAGATCAAGTTATTAAGGCTTACAGTGTGGACGTGGCGGATGCCCAATCATTGTCTAAATGTGTGAGTGATATTAAGCAAACCTTATCGACCCCTGATATTTTAATTTTAAGCGCGGGTATTGTGGCCAGTGAACGCTTTGTGGAACAAAGCGATGCTGGGTTTGAAAATATCATGCAAACCAATGTGATGGGCAGTCGCTTAGTTGTACGGGCATTTATTAACGATATGATTTTACAAAAAAGTGGGCAGATTTGTTTTGTAAGCTCCCTCGGTGGCATTATTTCAACCTATGGGTATAGCGCCTATAGCGCGTCAAAATTTGCAGTGATTGGTATGGCTGGAGCATTGCGACAAGAAATCGCCGAATATGGCGTGGGTGTGAGTGTGCTTTGCCCACCCGAAGTAGATACGCCTATGGTGGCCAAAGAGTCAGAACATATATTGCCGCAAACCCGTTTTATTAAAGATATCGGTGGTACGCTGAAT encodes the following:
- a CDS encoding amidohydrolase family protein; translated protein: MAQYDTIINDGRYFDGTGAPSSIQNVAIKDGRIALVTPNEIEDVDCQHIINAHGKWVTPGFLDTHTHYDSELIVSPSLSESVRHGVTTVLVGSCSLSMICSETEDASDIFTRVETVPREKVLPILQKNKTWNTPKQWVEFIKTLPLGPNVISFLGHSDLRTGVMGLSRATDRNIKPTETEMQKMESLLKEALDEGFLGLSTMCLKWDKIDGDREWSKSLPSTYAHWKEVSRLNDLLRQYDRVHQGAPNAAQVLQINQYMRECMGIFKKKLKTTLISRMDLKGSVYLSKITNIAAQITNFFNGDFRWQVLPTPFTVYADGIDVVFFEEFGAGEMALDLKTEVERNSLLKDETYRRDFRKFYGEKLSPRVWQRDFGDAIILDCPDESIVGKNFDEVAKARNVHVVDLFLDLVVEYGKKLRWYTTVANHRKSVLKNMVKDKKSLITFSDAGAHIRNMAFYNLPLRMLKLVKESIDENQPVMSMEEAVWRMTGDQADWFNVDAGKIRVGDRADVVVIDPAGFHQNLEEVSWGEMENFGLQRLVNRNPGIVEHVFINGKHAVRDGELQPELGQQMGFGCFIAAK
- a CDS encoding SDR family NAD(P)-dependent oxidoreductase — its product is MKAKKTVVITGGSSGIGLDLAKAYVQQGCDVALLARNQARLDEAVSLCKGLMKTADQVIKAYSVDVADAQSLSKCVSDIKQTLSTPDILILSAGIVASERFVEQSDAGFENIMQTNVMGSRLVVRAFINDMILQKSGQICFVSSLGGIISTYGYSAYSASKFAVIGMAGALRQEIAEYGVGVSVLCPPEVDTPMVAKESEHILPQTRFIKDIGGTLNVKTVTKSALAGIDNNRFIIVPGLMAKISYAQARFMPRIFGWFMQLLVNYSSK